In Trifolium pratense cultivar HEN17-A07 linkage group LG7, ARS_RC_1.1, whole genome shotgun sequence, a genomic segment contains:
- the LOC123897330 gene encoding probable F-box protein At4g22030, which translates to MVIKENTPKILKNIIETIKILHDESEEKIYNSTNYNTCIKLYAILEAICDRIEMHNNIRQQRENWNILLLNSINMITLTASTMSCIACCTDSDAPLLSLKLSSALLFSAATGMLLVMNKIQPSQLAEEQRNATRLFKKLHTQIQNKISLGCNNNNNLSESDVRDAIEKILAMDKAFPLPLLGGKMIEKFPSKYEASNWWPKNKTRVPPRTDRSGESKFDSWWKQFLARLYLSYGRSLDYWGPVPLGTRGLIPKKKTRVNNKMEINESNNGWNLELENEMKEVIEVVKRKDIEDYERLGNIALKINKRLAMLGPLLTGLGAIGSSFVGDEMLVNFVPVFAGALATVVNSFEHGGQVGMVFEMYRNCGGFFELLEETIEERDLNRRENGEVFEMKFALSLGRSVMEMRELASKSASCRSEGCEIDEFANKLF; encoded by the coding sequence ATGGTAATTAAGGAAAATacaccaaaaatattaaaaaatattattgaaaccataaaaatattacatgatgaaagtgaagaaaaaatatacaattcTACAAATTATAATACTTGTATTAAACTCTATGCAATCTTAGAAGCAATATGTGACAGAATTGAAATGCATAACAACATAAGACAACAACGTGAGAATTGGAACATACTTTTATTAAACTCTATCAACATGATAACATTAACAGCTTCAACTATGTCTTGTATTGCATGTTGTACTGATTCTGATGCACCCCTTTTGAGTTTGAAGCTATCTTCTGCTCTTTTATTCTCTGCCGCGACCGGAATGTTACTTGTCATGAACAAAATCCAACCTTCACAACTTGCGGAAGAACAAAGAAATGCTACAAGGCTCTTTAAAAAGCTTCATACacaaattcaaaacaaaatttcacttggctgtaataataataataatcttagTGAAAGTGATGTGAGGGATGCTATTGAGAAAATTTTGGCTATGGACAAAGCTTTTCCACTTCCATTGTTAGGAGGAAAAATGATTGAAAAATTTCCATCTAAATATGAAGCATCTAATTGGTGGCCTAAAAACAAGACTAGAGTCCCCCCTAGAACGGATCGTTCAGGAGAATCCAAGTTCGATTCCTGGTGGAAACAGtttttggccagactttacttatcttacGGTCGAAGTCTGGATTACTGGGGGCCtgttcccctaggaaccagagggttaatacctAAAAAGAAAACTAGAGTTAACAATAAGATGGAAATTAATGAAAGCAATAATGGGTGGAATTTGGAATtggaaaatgaaatgaaagaggTTATTGAAGTGGTGAAGAGAAAAGATATTGAGGATTATGAGAGATTAGGGAATATTGCATTGAAGATTAACAAGCGTTTAGCTATGTTAGGACCTTTGTTAACAGGACTTGGAGCTATAGGGTCATCTTTTGTAGGTGATGAAATGTTGGTAAATTTTGTTCCTGTTTTTGCCGGCGCTTTGGCTACTGTTGTTAATAGTTTTGAGCATGGAGGACAAGTTGGTATGGTTTTTGAAATGTATAGAAACTGTGGTGGATTTTTTGAGCTTTTGGAAGAAACTATTGAAGAGAGGGATTTGAATAGAAGAGAAAATGGAGAGGTgtttgaaatgaaatttgcTTTGTCATTGGGAAGAAGTGTAATGGAGATGAGAGAACTTGCTTCAAAATCTGCTTCATGTCGTAGTGAAGGATGTGAGATAGATGAATTTGCGAATAAActcttttga